The DNA sequence GAGACCAACGTCCAGGCCTGGGATACGGTGGCCGTCATCCCCGGTCTCTTTCAGATCATCCACACCCGCAATACGGGCATCGCCTTCAGTCTCTTCGCTGATTCCTCCAGCGGGCGCGGCAACCCTTTGCTCGTCGTCTTCTCGGTGGCTGTCATGATCCTCGTCACGAGCCTGCTCTGGACCGCATGCAAGCCCGCGTCCAAGGAGCACTGGACGCTGCGCGCCGCGCTCTCTCTCGTACTCGGTGGAGCCGTGGGGAATCTCTACGATCGGGTCGCGTTCGGCAGCGTGACCGACTTCCTGGACTTCTATTGGAACGGCCACCACTTCCCCATCTTCAATGTCGCCGACAGCGCCATCACCGTAGGCGCGGCTCTGCTGTTGTTGAATCTGTGGATGGTCCGGCGGCCGGCGGCGCCGCAGCCGCACTGAGGTCGGGCCTACAGTACCGAACGGGACTCGGCGCAGTCGGCGCAAACCCCGTACAGAACCAGTTCATGCGCCCTGACGGTAAACCCCGGCGCGGCCAACGCTTCGATGGCCGGCACACAGCCATGCAACTCAAACACCCGGCTGCACCGGTCGCACCGGAAGTGATGATGGTGGTCTTTGCCGGCGATCTCATAGCGTGGCGGTTCACCAGGTAACTCCACCGCCATCAGCCACTGTTCGTCCACCAGCGATTTGATATTTCGATAGACGGTGGCGATGCCCACTCCGTCCACCTTCGTCTGCGCGATGGCCAGCACTTCATCGGTGGAAAGCGGCCGCCCGGAGTGCTCAAACGCCTCGCGAATGGCCGCTTTCTGCCGCGTGTTGCGTGTCACCATTCCACCCTCATCATAGCCGCGCGCGAGGGCGTGCGTCCGCTGCTCCAACTCGCATAGAATATCGATCATGAAACTCCGCACCGTTCTGTTGGCGAGCCTGGTCCTCGCTCTGCCCCTGTGCGCTGGGGACAAACCCGGCAAATGGATCAAAATGTTCAATGGTAAGACCCTCGACGGTTGGAAGGCGAACGAGCATCCCGACAGCTGGACGGTGGTCAAGGAAGACGGCAAGATGTGCATCAAGGGTCACGACGCCGCCAGTCATCTGTTCTGGATGACCAAGGAATGCACCAATTGCGAGTTCAAGGCCGAGTTCAAGATCATGGAGGGCTCCAACAGCGGCATGTACTTCCGTACCGCCTTCGGGCCTGGTTTCCCCAAGGGCTATGAAGCTCAGGTGAACGCCACGCACCGCGACCCGGTCAAGACCGGCAGTCTGTACAACTTCCACAAGAATCTCGAAAGTCCCACGAAGCCCGGCGAATGGGGCGTGCAGCACATCATCGCTGACGGCAATCACATCATCATCAAGGTGAACGACAAGGTCATCACCGACTTCGTGGACGAGAAGAATACCTTCATGAAGGGCTACATCGCCCTGCAGCAGCACGACCCGAAGAGCACGGTTTTCTACAAGAACCTGATGTTCCGCGAGATCCCGCCCGCCGCCGAAGCGAAGAAATAGTTCGTTCGTTACATCTATCTCGAACATATCGAGCAGAAGGCCGTCTTTACCGGGTGGAGGTTACGCGATGACTATTCGCACCATCTCCGCCCTAGGGGCGGCCTTTCTTCTTGCGACGGCACTGGCGCCGGCACAGGAAAAGAAACTTACCTGTGAAGACCGCGGGAACGACAGCCGTCACCGCATCTGTGATATGCGGGAGATGAAGATGGCGTACACGGGACGCCTGGACGTCGACGCCGCGCCCAATGGCGGTATCCGCATCACTGCGTGGGATCGTAACGAGATCCTTGTCCGAGCCAAGGTCGAAGCCTGGGGCGACAGCGACTCCGAGTCCAGGGACAGGCTGAACCAAGTCCATGTCATAACCAGTGGTTCGACCGTGAAGGCCGACGGGCCCAAGTCCACTACCTTCGGCATCAAGACCGGCGACCAGAAGTGGAGCGTCAGCTACGAGGCCTTTGTGCCCCGCAAGATCGATCTGAAGCTCGACTCCGTCAACGGCGGCATCAACGTGGCTGACGTCCGCGGCAACCTGCGGTTCCAGACCGTCAACGGCGGCATCACCCTTATTGGCGTGAACGGCACGGTGAAGGGTGAAACCGTGAACGGCGGCGTGCATGTCGACATCGCCGGGACTTATTGGGAAGGGGAAGGCCTGGAAGTGGAGACCGTGAACGGCGGCGTCGTTCTCAGCGTGCCCTCCACCTTCGCCGCCAATGTTCACGCGGAAACCGTGAACGGCGGGATGAGTACTAACTTCGACGGTGCGGTAGTCGAAGGCAAATGGGGTCCCAAGAAGATGGACCTACGCATCGGCGCCGGTGGTCCGAAGGTCAGTGTATCGACCGTCAACGGCGGCGTTCAAATCAAGAAGAAAGCCTAACTTCCAAATTGAAGCAACTAGAGGCCGGTTTCGCGGCCGGCCTCACTTTTACACTCTGAACTTGAACACCGCGTCCTTGACGGGTACGCCCACCACTTCAATCCTCGACAGGTCGCGCGTCCCCACTCCATGCATCTCCGCCAGCTTCAGCGAGCTGTCGCAGCGCTCGAACGGCGGTGTCCCGCGCTCGGCCATGGGGTCGAAACCCATCACAGCCGTACCCACCGAATCCGTACAGACGGCATTCGTTCCCGCAATCAGAATCCCCGGACGCACCGCCCGCAACCGCCCCTGGTTCCATGGACCCTCACCGCCGGTCATCGTGTAGATGCCGTCGATGATGGACAGGTGGATGGGGCGCGCCGCCGCGATATCGGCCACGATGCGCGGCATGCGGTATTTGTCGAAACGCGGCGACTTCGGGTCGTTCTCCGGATCGGCAATGGCGGCCGGTTGGCGCGCTCCGGCGTGCATGATGGTGCCGCGTCCGCCGCGCGCCGTGCTCTCGTCCGGGCCGTCTTTCGCTGCCTGATCGCCATAGATGGTCAACGGCGTGCCGCCGAACATATTCTTCATCGCGAGTGTGACGCCGCAGGTCGCGTGTTCTTTCAGCTTCGCCAGCGATACCAGCACGTCGCACTCCTCATAGGAGTGGTTCAGGGTGATCGACGGGAAGATATGCCCGCCGTTGGGCGTCTTGAACCGCGAGTACTTGCGGCCCTTGCCCAGCGTGTTGGTGTTCTCCATGTCGACATTGTGCGCGGCATTCAGCAGGGGGGACGGATCCCAGCCCGCTTCGATTAGGAACTCTTCCATGGGGTCGTCGCAGCCGAAGCAGCCTTCCAGAATACGGATGCGACGCGCTCCGGCTTCGCCCATCAAGCGGACCACCGAGCCGACCACGGCCGGATGTGTGTACTGCGCCAGTTCGCATGGCGTGTTGCCCAGACGTTGCCGGGGCGAGCCCGTCATGTTGATTTTGATGGCGACGGTTTTGCCGCTTACCAGCCGGCTCAGCCCGCCCAACTGATCGAACATGGTTTTCAGCGTTGGCGTGAGCGCCGTGCCGTAGTCCGGGCAGCGGCCGATGCTTACGGGCGCCGCCGGCGCGGCTGGAGCCCCGAGCAGTGGAAGGGCCGTCGCGGAGGCCGCGGCAAGAAAATGGCGGCGTGAGATCCCAGAGTCCATGTGTCTATGCATGGTTTGTTAGCTCCAATTCTACGGCACAGTAGACGGAAAAGCTCGGCAAATACACTTCCTGCTGGCCCGGATCGCGATGAATTTCCAGATCCACCGGTGCCTGCTTCTCGGGGTTGTACACCCTTGCCGATTTGATCGCCTGCCACGTCTGCAGGCTCACCTGGTGCGCCGCCATGCGCCCTGCGTAGTTCATCAGGTGCGCGAGCCACTTGCGGCCGTCGGCCGATTGCGTCTGGTAGCAGGTGATGGAACCACCGTTAAACAGCCGGATTGCGTCGTGCCGCCGGCTCATCAGCAGATGCGTGTCCTGGGCCAGTACATACTGGTCTTCCCACTCCGCCTTGCTCACGGCCACGCGTCCCTTACCGCAGTCAAACAGCGTGAAACGCGGATGCTGTTCGCGCGACGGCCGCACGCCCTTGATGGCCGCCGCCGGTTCCTTCATCGACAACAGCAACCCGCCCGTTTCCACGAACTTCTGGACCAACGCGACCACGGGCGCGGGCATCGGCCCGGCATCGACATACAGCACCGCGCGCCGGCTCTTCAGGTCGGCCGCCGTGATCTTCGCCTTCTCCACAGGCACGAACGCCAGATTCCTTCGTGCCGAGAGGTTCAATACTTCGCTGGCGTTGTACTCGTTTGCGCCGGAGAAGTCCGACACCACGGCCAGCCGCGCCAGGGTCGACCATGCGTCCCATGCCCTGTGCTCTTCCAGCCAGCGCATCGTCTGCATCAGCCTCCGCCAATCGGCCAGCGCGGACGCATTGGCCTGTGCCAACCCGTCGGCCCACTGCGGAGCCAGCCACACCGGCCGGCGCGCGCCGTAGGCCGCAGCCTCGCAGGCCGCCAGCAAATAGGTGGAGAAACTCATCGTCGCCGGATTCTCCGGTGCCGGTGCCTTGATCCACACTGGCCGGCCCGCTGCCCGGCAGCGCGCCAACTGCAGCGCCCAGCCATTGGCATCCAGCCACGGAGCGCCCGTCGGCCCGCCGGACACGTCGCCCGCCGAATTCGATTGCGACTTCAGCGCCAGGTCCGGCCAGACTCCATCGCTGATGGCGACAAGGCCGGCGCCGGAGCGCCAGTCTACCTCCTTCAGCGCGCACCAGGCGACCGGCGCCGGGCACTCGAGCTTTCGACTCCCGGCCGCGGCTCGGATTTCGGGGACAGCGCCCGCGGGCAAGAGCAAGGTATTGATGGGGCCGTCATCCAGCAGTTTCAGCAGAGCTGGATCCCGCCAGGACGCCGGCCACTCAAGCGGTATGGAAGAGGATAAGGACATCTGGTACCGCAACAATTGTATTGCGAGACCAGCCGCGCTGCATGCGGTGTCTTTGTTACTTCTTTTCGAAGCCCGGCGCGATCGAAAGCGCCAGGTAGTTCATCACCGGGCTCTCATTCCGGCAGGCGTCGAGATACGCGTTGCGCAGCAACTGTTCCTTGCGGGTCCGCAGCGTTTCGCGAATATTCTGCTGCACGCGCGGATCGTCCAGTTCGCGCTGGCCCGCGGGTTCCCGCGCCACCAGCTTCAGAATGTGATACCCGCCGGCCGCGCGGATGGGCGTGGAGACCTGCCCGGGCAGCAGGGTCATGATGGCCTTGCGCGTATCGGGATCGGCCTGGGTCACACTCGACTCCTGCACATAGCCGACGTCGCCGCCGTTGGCCGCGCTTTGCGGATCTTCACTGAAGGCCTGCGCCAGGG is a window from the uncultured Paludibaculum sp. genome containing:
- the lspA gene encoding signal peptidase II — protein: MERWWPFALTILILVLDRASKHLIETNVQAWDTVAVIPGLFQIIHTRNTGIAFSLFADSSSGRGNPLLVVFSVAVMILVTSLLWTACKPASKEHWTLRAALSLVLGGAVGNLYDRVAFGSVTDFLDFYWNGHHFPIFNVADSAITVGAALLLLNLWMVRRPAAPQPH
- a CDS encoding transcriptional repressor, which gives rise to MIDILCELEQRTHALARGYDEGGMVTRNTRQKAAIREAFEHSGRPLSTDEVLAIAQTKVDGVGIATVYRNIKSLVDEQWLMAVELPGEPPRYEIAGKDHHHHFRCDRCSRVFELHGCVPAIEALAAPGFTVRAHELVLYGVCADCAESRSVL
- a CDS encoding DUF1080 domain-containing protein; this translates as MKLRTVLLASLVLALPLCAGDKPGKWIKMFNGKTLDGWKANEHPDSWTVVKEDGKMCIKGHDAASHLFWMTKECTNCEFKAEFKIMEGSNSGMYFRTAFGPGFPKGYEAQVNATHRDPVKTGSLYNFHKNLESPTKPGEWGVQHIIADGNHIIIKVNDKVITDFVDEKNTFMKGYIALQQHDPKSTVFYKNLMFREIPPAAEAKK
- a CDS encoding DUF362 domain-containing protein, translating into MDSGISRRHFLAAASATALPLLGAPAAPAAPVSIGRCPDYGTALTPTLKTMFDQLGGLSRLVSGKTVAIKINMTGSPRQRLGNTPCELAQYTHPAVVGSVVRLMGEAGARRIRILEGCFGCDDPMEEFLIEAGWDPSPLLNAAHNVDMENTNTLGKGRKYSRFKTPNGGHIFPSITLNHSYEECDVLVSLAKLKEHATCGVTLAMKNMFGGTPLTIYGDQAAKDGPDESTARGGRGTIMHAGARQPAAIADPENDPKSPRFDKYRMPRIVADIAAARPIHLSIIDGIYTMTGGEGPWNQGRLRAVRPGILIAGTNAVCTDSVGTAVMGFDPMAERGTPPFERCDSSLKLAEMHGVGTRDLSRIEVVGVPVKDAVFKFRV